AGAGTATCCCGCACCCCCTGGCCTCGCAAgaaagggaggctgggagggCTCCCAGCAGACACATGGGCCGAGTGTGCAGGACACAGCTGGTGACAGAGGGAATGTGACCTGCATCTTCAGCGATAGGCGTCTTTCACAGAAAGACACACTTTGGAACAAATGTCCAGTGAGTGGGCTGGCAGCTGTCTAGTGGGGTCCTAGGTGATGCCTCCGTTCTCCTCTCAGAGTTAACAACAAAGAGAGATAAGTCGGAGCAAGCCCGGAGCTGGGGTGGGCATCGGGCTGGGCTCTGCAGCATGGCAGAGGCTGGCCAAGAGAAGCGGAGGCAGTCAGTGCCAGGGAGGGCTTAGGGACCACTGCTGGTGGCAGGCCAGACCCACAGAGAACATACCTCATTGTTGTGCAGAGTCAGGCAGAGCTTGCATTCATACGATCCCAGGTGGTTTTTCATAAAATATGGATCCTGAGGAGAAAATAGATCCTGTCAGGCAGAGGAAGCCCACTGTCTATGGTCAGGGAGCTAAGGCCACAAGGTCTGGGACCTGCTGGGTCCTCCTCTCAGGCCAGCAAAAGCCTTAAGCACCATCTGCCTGATGGTGCTGGGACACTCCAGAGCCCTGGGTTTGTGACTGGGGGCATGGGACATCCAGACAGAACATCCTCCGTGACCAAAGAGCCCTGTAGCACATGCTCTTTCTAGCTATCCTACAAAACCAGACTTCTGCCGGGATCAGGGgccacacctgtaaccccagcaacccaggaggctggggcaggaggctgggaattcaaagccaggcccagcaacttagtaaaggcctaagcaactcagggagaccctgtctctgaatacgATACAAGAAAGGGCGGGGTGTgcctcagtgcccctgggttcaatccccagtaccaaaaataaaaaaaaataataagaaactcACTTGTGCACAGGGTGCCAAGACCTCCCTGTGGCCTACCTTGTTAATGTCAATGGTCTCTAGAGCCAACTGCCGGAGGCGCTCCCTGCGGTCGCGGTTGCTCTCAGAGGAGGAGGCCACACCCCCACTCCCTGTCTTCCCCCCAGGTCGATGCTGGAAATCCATGGTGAAGGCTTTGAGGCTTTAAGGAACCAGGGAGAAACCTGCGCGACAGAGGAGAGTGTGTGTGATGGACAGGCCGCCTGCCAAAGCTGTGGCCAGGCACCCTGGGACAGGCAGATAACAGGGGGACTCTAGAGGCATCTCCAGAGACTCCAGCTCAGGGGCCTGGCTAGTGGGGGTCCTGGGTGATGCCCTAGACAACAAGATGGTGGGCAGGGCAATCTGGGTTGGTTAAGGAGCATGTCTGACAGTGCACTGGACTGTGACGGAACTAGATGGCTGCAGGGAAACATGGTCTATTCTTGGCCTAGAAGGTTATTGTGGCGcctctcagtgactctggagggcAGGGGGAGGCGCCCAGCCTGGGCGTGCAGGGCCAAGGCCAGGGAGGGCAAGGTCACTCCTTGTACAGTCCTCAGCCTCTCCAGGAAGCTGTCCTGACTCACCAAAGCCTGGCTCACTCCCTCCTCTAGCTTTGGCTCTGTCCGGCTACATTTGTTCCTTATAACCTAATTTCTATTTCTCTAGCACTTAGGATTTGCTGGAGGCAAGGAAGACAGCTATCTTTGGATCCCCTCTGCCTAATTTGCAATATTCAAGAGCTACTTGCAGCTGTTTGAATCCTAAACACCCTGTTCAAAATCCTATAGGCCACCCCGGGTTCCCATATTCTATCATGTTCACTCAAAACCCAAACTCCAGGCAGTTTTTTCTGGTCACCCAACATTCTGTCTAGACTGTTCAATGACTGCCACAAACCCTCAGTTAGGGTCGAGCCCAGAGACCTAGTGGATGACAGCTCTTAAGGACATCTTCATTCTCATCCCCAGAAACCATTCCTTTGTGATCACATATGACAAAAGAGAGTCTGCAAGTAGAAGTGAAGGGCTGTGAGATGGGGTCTCATCCTACACTATCTGGGACCCAGTGTCAACAGAGTCCTCAGGAGGCAGGAAGGCTGAGTCACAGAGATGCTGGCAGACAGCGGGCTGCTGGCTCTGGAGCTGAAGGAAGGGGCCAAGAGCCCGTGGCCGTGGATCTctaggagctggaggaggagggatgTGGACTCTTCCTGGAGCCTCAGAAGAGTCCAGCCCTATAAACCGACTTTACGCCCGAACTGCTGGGCATGGCACTGAGAGTAAACAAAGCCACTTCCAGACAATCAAGGACAGTAAACAAAGCCACTTCCAGACAATCAAGGactcaaaagaaaactaaaaatcatttggtttttttttttagaaactaaCAGGCTGTGGGTTCCGAGAGAACAAAGAGTTGGCCAACCTAATAGCTAGGGCAGGGAACCAAATTCCACAACAGCAGACTGGACGTGGATGCAGCTTGAAGGGCTGTCGTCCAAAGCAGAGCAGGAATCCGGGGAGTCGATTTGTTtaaacacatggaaaatacaACCAACGTGCACATGGGATCTTGGGGGTTTAAAGAGAAACCAGTGGTGCAAGAAGACGGGTTCCTCCTTTCAGCATGGGACGGCAGAGTCAACCTCAGGAAAACAGCGTGCAGGGGAGGTGGTGCAGGCCCGCAGTCCCCGAGGGGCAGCCAGGGCGCCTCCGCGAGGCCCTGcctcacaattaaaaaaacaaaagaacctggggtgtagctcagtggcaagggCTCACGGGTTCGCTGCGCAGCCCGGAACAAAGACCGACGACCCGACGGGGCGGGAGGCCGCTAAGGAAGCCGGACGCCTTAAACGGACACCTCGGGGGAGGGAAGTGTGCCGTGCCAGAGACCAGACGAGGGGAAGCGGCCGCCAGACTCGAGGAGGTGGCCGCTGGGTCCAGGGCCGGGCGTCCGGCTCTGCGCAGAGTGGCCGCCTCCTTCGGCCCAGGTCCCGCCGGGGCGCGCCTGCACGGGGCCAGCTAAAGCTCCGAGGCCGCCCGCGCCAGAGGAATGCGCGCTCACGGGCTGCGAGGCCGGCGAGACCCCGGGCCGGCAACCAACGCGGGCGCTCGGGGACCCGAGGCCCTCCGCCACCCAGGCCGCCCGCGCCCCAACGGGCCTCCCGAGAGGGCGTGCCGCGCCGCGCGCCGGGCTCCCACTCCACCCCGCTCCAGCGAGTTCCCGGGCCGGCCACCGCCCACAGCCCGCGCCGCTCCTCACCGGGGCCCAAGGCCACGCTCCGAGGCCTTCCCGGCGACCGCCAAGACTTCTCCGTGCGCACGCGCAACGCGTAGGACCGAGCCACTTCCGGGACCAACGGAGCTGAGCTTCCTTTGGCGCACGCCCGGTCCGCCCCGCGGCCCGGATGGACAACCGGGAGGCGCGAGGGCAAGAGGGCGGATCTAAATGCAGGCTGGACGAGGAAGGGCGCGTGCGTACAACGTCCGCAACGAACTCTCGGTGCTCGTTCGCGCGGTACTGGGTGTCGAGAGTGGACGCACTGAGACGCGGCCGGAAACGCTATCGTGCCCTCCACCTGCACATGTACACCTCGGGAAGGGGCACCGCCTGTCAAAGGGGTTGCCGTGAACCAGTTTCCGACCCAGGCTCAGTGTATTTCGTGACTTTATAAAGGCAGCTGATCTCCCCCACGGGCCCCGCACGCCAGCGCCACGTAGCGGCTGCGGGAAGGAGAGGCCGTTCGGGGCGCGCAGGCGCACTACCTCTGTCGGTACTTCCGGGACAGCTCCGTGAGACTTTTGTGGCGCCGGTGCCGCGCCACCGGGGACGGCGGCCGGGAGGAGAGGCGCGCGCTCCGCACTCTGGCTCCCGTATCCCTGCGGTGCCTGCCATGCGCTACAACGAGAAGGAACTGCGGGCTCTGTCCCAGCAGCCGGCGGAGCTGGCGGCGGAGCTGGGCATGCGGGGGCCCAAGAAAGGCAGCGGTGAGTGGGCCGGGCCCGGGTGTCTGGCCGGCGGGGGGGCGTTCGCGGCGGCGCTGAGCCCGCGCTGAGCCCGCGTTGTGCCCGCAGTGGCCAAGCGGCGGCTGGTGAAGCTGGTGGTCAACTTCCTCTTCTACTTCCGGACGGACGAGGCCGAGGTAGGGGCGCGGGCGCCGAGGGGGGGCCCGCGCGGGCGGCCGGCGCTCACGCCCGTGTCTCGCGCAGCCCCTCGGAGCCCTGCTGCTGGAGCGCTGCAGAGTCGCGCAGGAAGAGCCCGGCGGCTTCTCCATCAGTGAGTGCCCCGCGTCGCGCGTCCAGCCCCTGGCCGCTGGGCGGACACGGTGTGTGCCCGTTGAGGCATCCCCGGTTCCTGGCTCTGAGGAGCTTCGCCCCGTTGCGTCTGCTCTTAAAGAGCAGCACTCGCCGCATGTAGGGTCCACTTTGATGACTTCCATCAGCAAAGGCTCACTCCAGACAGGGTCACCTCTGGGCTTAGGACGAAGGAATCTGGGGCGGTGTTCTCTTCAGCTCGTGGCAGGCGGAGGGGCCCGAGGAGTCTAGGCCTTGGCAAGGGGAAGGTGGTGCTGTGGCCGGCAGGGTGTGGAGACTGACAGGTGGCCCCCTCTCTCTGTCCGCCCACAGGCTTCGTGGAGGACCCAGAGAGGAAGTACCACTTTGAGTGCTGCAGCCAGGAGCAGTGTGAACAGTGGACAGAGGCACTGCGTCGGGCCAGGTGAGCTCGGGGACAACTGGGAGGCACCGCTCAGCAGCCACAGAGGATGGGATGAGGCTCTGACTTTGCCAGTCCTGCCCTCTTCCAGCTACGAGTACATGCGGAGAAGCCTCATCTTCTACAGGAACGAGATACAGAAGATGACGGGCAAGGTGTGTGTGGGGCTGGAGGTGGCGGGGGCAGTTCTCACGGCCCAGCTTCATGGCCACCCTTCCATCCCACAGGACCCCCTGGAGCAGTTCGGCATATCCGAGGAGACCAGGTTTCAGCTGAGCAGCTTGCCCAGAGAGGGGCAGTCAGCTTGTGTCAGCTCCCAGCTGGATGAGCTGGACTGACCCTGGGCTGGGCCCTCTGCCCTGGGTTTCTGGCCATGACTGCGTCTGCAGTGGGAGGTGCTTTGGCCTAAGGATGGGTGGGATGGACAGGGACTGCCTCTTTTGAGAAACTGCTCAGCTtgcccttccctcccatcttggGGGTCCCCCAGATCGGTCCAG
This genomic interval from Marmota flaviventris isolate mMarFla1 chromosome 1, mMarFla1.hap1, whole genome shotgun sequence contains the following:
- the Plekhj1 gene encoding pleckstrin homology domain-containing family J member 1, which codes for MRYNEKELRALSQQPAELAAELGMRGPKKGSVAKRRLVKLVVNFLFYFRTDEAEPLGALLLERCRVAQEEPGGFSISFVEDPERKYHFECCSQEQCEQWTEALRRASYEYMRRSLIFYRNEIQKMTGKDPLEQFGISEETRFQLSSLPREGQSACVSSQLDELD